One Cardiocondyla obscurior isolate alpha-2009 linkage group LG09, Cobs3.1, whole genome shotgun sequence genomic window, AAATGCCGCCAGAAGAGTATGCCCTCGACGAGAATGAAGAACGTTCTATGATAGAGCCAAAGTCCCTGGAAGACTCCAAGGTGCAAGAATTGATCTGTATTTTGATCGAATGGATCAATGATGAACTGGCTGaccaacgaatcattgtgaaAGATATTGTGGAAGATCTTTATGATGGACAAGTGCTGCAGAAGCTTTTAGGTATACCtgttacaataataattaatctttttaattgcttcttacaattttcaaaatctaaaaattccaaaaacaaaagtttgtagtaaaaattaagataatttaatactcagcacttaattacaattttttaatttcagaaaaactGACTGGAGAAAAACTGGATGTACCTGAGGTAACTCAATCTGAGGAAGGACAGAAGCAGAAGCTTGCTGTGGTCTTGTCTACCGCCAACCGTGTGCTAGGTCGAAAGCCGCCTTATAAGTGGAGCGTGGAATCTGTGCATTCAAAAAATATCGTTGCTATTCTGCATCTGCTTGTTGGCCTTGCGCGTCTGTTTCGTGCTCCTGTCAGATTGCCAGAAATGGTCGCCGTCCAAGTGGTCGTGGTACGCAAAACGGACGGCCAGTTAATACACAGGACGGTAAGAGAGGAGCTGACGACGACGTATGAGGATTTAGGCATGCGTTGTGAGCGCGACGCGTTTGATACACTC contains:
- the Parvin gene encoding beta-parvin, yielding MASPRPKSPRTPVSLKKEDKEESFWDKIGTLGRKKRIKEVKDVQEEGKYAIDSPGYAANPEMPPEEYALDENEERSMIEPKSLEDSKVQELICILIEWINDELADQRIIVKDIVEDLYDGQVLQKLLEKLTGEKLDVPEVTQSEEGQKQKLAVVLSTANRVLGRKPPYKWSVESVHSKNIVAILHLLVGLARLFRAPVRLPEMVAVQVVVVRKTDGQLIHRTVREELTTTYEDLGMRCERDAFDTLFDQAPDKLAVVKKSLVTFVNKHLSKVHLEVTDLDNQFHDGVFLILLLGLLEGFFVPLGSFHLTPKTIDQKVHNVSFAFDIMRDIGLPKPKARPEDIVNVNLKSTLRVLYNLFTKYKGIN